A window from Embleya scabrispora encodes these proteins:
- a CDS encoding GNAT family N-acetyltransferase, with translation MSTSPYHPVPARVATSADTDAIVAALTTAFFDDPMWGPAFPDVGRRAEQAAGLWRLLAGSALRHPWTLVTEHVEAAALWIPPGASELAAEEESDLETFLVELTDRPTADGILRIFELLGDAQPSEPHFYLSLLATHDDHRGRGLGMGLLTENLARIDALGEPAYLESCNPANNARYERAGFTTLDTVTLDTGHVVTTMWRPARPARSDRPTP, from the coding sequence GTGAGCACTTCCCCGTACCACCCCGTACCGGCACGAGTGGCGACGAGCGCCGACACCGATGCGATCGTCGCCGCGCTGACCACCGCGTTCTTCGACGACCCCATGTGGGGACCGGCATTTCCCGACGTCGGGCGTCGCGCCGAACAGGCGGCCGGGCTGTGGCGGTTGCTCGCCGGCTCCGCGCTGCGTCACCCCTGGACGCTGGTCACCGAGCACGTCGAGGCCGCCGCACTGTGGATCCCGCCGGGCGCGAGCGAGTTGGCGGCGGAGGAGGAGAGCGACCTGGAGACGTTCCTGGTCGAGCTCACCGATCGCCCCACCGCCGACGGAATCCTGCGCATCTTCGAACTGCTCGGCGACGCGCAACCGAGCGAACCGCACTTCTATCTGAGCCTGTTGGCCACCCACGACGACCACCGCGGCCGCGGCCTCGGCATGGGCCTGCTGACCGAGAACCTGGCCCGGATCGACGCCCTCGGCGAGCCCGCCTACCTCGAGTCGTGCAACCCGGCCAACAACGCGCGCTACGAGCGGGCGGGCTTCACCACCCTCGACACGGTCACCCTGGACACCGGGCACGTGGTCACCACGATGTGGCGCCCGGCGCGCCCCGCCCGTTCGGACCGCCCCACACCCTGA